Proteins from a single region of Streptomyces spectabilis:
- the pepN gene encoding aminopeptidase N — MPGTNLTREEAQQRAKLLTVDSYEIDLDLSGAQEGGTYRSVTTVRFDSAEANAETFIDLIAPAVHEVVLNGHALEVGAVFRDSRIALRHLREGRNELRVVADCEYTNTGEGLHRFVDPVDQQAYLYTQFEVPDARRVFASFEQPDLKATFRFTVTAPSGWTVISNSPTPEPKDDVWSFEPTPRISTYITALIVGPYHAVHSSYEKDGQSVPLGIYCRPSLAEFLDADAIFEVTRQGFDWFQEKFDYAYPFKKYDQLFVPEFNAGAMENAGAVTIRDQYVFRSKVTDAAYEVRAETILHELAHMWFGDLVTMEWWNDLWLNESFATYTSIACQAYAPDSRWPHSWTTFANSMKTWAYRQDQLPSTHPIMADIRDLDDVLVNFDGITYAKGASVLKQLVAYVGMDEFFQGVQAYFKRHAFGNTRLSDLLGALEETSGRDLQTWSRKWLQTAGINVLRPVVDVDSAGVITSFAVKQEAPALPAGATGEPTLRPHRIAIGLYDLDDDSGKLVRTDRVELDVDGELTAVEALVGRARPAVVLLNDDDLSYAKVRLDTESLAFVTEHLGDFEASLPRALCWASAWDMTRDAELPTRDYLALVLSGIAKESDIGVVQSLHRQVKLALDLYADPAGRDALLARWTGAALEHLRAAEPGGDHQLAWARAFAATARTESDLALLEGLLDGSETIEGLAVDTELRWSFVGRLAAMGRLDEAGIAAEAERDRTAAGERHAAAARAARPTPEAKAAAWASVVESDALPNAVQEAVISGFVQTEQRELLAPYAEKYFGAVKAVWESRSHEMAQQVAVGLYPSVQVSAATLDATDAWLASAEPTPALRRLITESRAGVDRALRAQAADKA, encoded by the coding sequence GTGCCCGGCACCAATCTGACCCGCGAAGAGGCGCAGCAGCGGGCGAAGCTGCTCACCGTTGACTCGTACGAGATCGATCTCGACCTCTCCGGAGCGCAGGAGGGCGGCACCTACCGGTCGGTGACCACCGTGCGCTTCGACAGCGCCGAGGCGAACGCCGAGACGTTCATCGACCTGATCGCCCCGGCCGTCCACGAGGTGGTCCTCAACGGCCACGCCCTGGAGGTCGGCGCGGTCTTCCGCGACTCGCGCATCGCCCTGCGGCACCTGCGCGAGGGGCGCAACGAGCTGCGCGTCGTCGCCGACTGCGAGTACACGAACACCGGCGAGGGCCTGCACCGCTTCGTCGACCCGGTGGACCAGCAGGCGTATCTGTACACGCAGTTCGAGGTGCCGGACGCGCGCCGCGTGTTCGCCTCCTTCGAGCAGCCGGACCTGAAGGCCACCTTCCGGTTCACCGTGACGGCTCCCAGCGGCTGGACGGTGATCTCCAACTCGCCGACGCCCGAGCCGAAGGACGACGTCTGGTCCTTCGAGCCGACCCCGCGCATCTCCACGTACATCACGGCCCTGATCGTCGGCCCGTACCACGCGGTGCACTCCTCGTACGAGAAGGACGGGCAGAGCGTGCCGCTCGGCATCTACTGCCGGCCCTCGCTCGCCGAGTTCCTCGACGCCGACGCGATCTTCGAGGTGACGCGGCAGGGCTTCGACTGGTTCCAGGAGAAGTTCGACTACGCGTACCCCTTCAAGAAGTACGACCAGCTCTTCGTGCCGGAGTTCAACGCGGGCGCGATGGAGAACGCGGGCGCGGTGACGATCCGCGACCAGTACGTCTTCCGCTCCAAGGTGACGGACGCCGCGTACGAGGTGCGCGCCGAGACCATCCTGCACGAGCTGGCCCACATGTGGTTCGGCGACCTCGTGACCATGGAGTGGTGGAACGACCTGTGGCTGAACGAGTCGTTCGCCACGTACACCTCCATCGCCTGCCAGGCGTACGCGCCGGACTCGCGCTGGCCGCACTCGTGGACGACGTTCGCGAACTCCATGAAGACCTGGGCGTACCGGCAGGACCAGCTGCCGTCCACGCACCCGATCATGGCGGACATCCGCGACCTCGACGACGTGCTCGTCAACTTCGACGGCATCACCTACGCCAAGGGCGCCTCGGTCCTCAAGCAGCTCGTGGCCTACGTCGGCATGGACGAGTTCTTCCAGGGCGTGCAGGCGTACTTCAAGCGCCACGCGTTCGGCAACACCCGCCTCAGCGACCTGCTCGGCGCCCTGGAGGAGACCAGCGGCCGCGATCTGCAGACCTGGTCGCGGAAGTGGCTCCAGACCGCCGGCATCAACGTGCTGCGCCCGGTCGTGGACGTGGACTCCGCGGGCGTCATCACCTCCTTCGCCGTCAAGCAGGAGGCTCCCGCGCTGCCCGCCGGAGCCACCGGCGAGCCGACGCTGCGGCCGCACCGCATCGCCATCGGCCTGTACGACCTGGACGACGACTCCGGCAAGCTGGTGCGCACCGACCGCGTGGAGCTGGACGTCGACGGCGAGCTGACGGCCGTGGAGGCCCTGGTCGGCCGGGCCCGCCCGGCGGTCGTCCTGCTCAACGACGACGACCTGTCGTATGCGAAGGTCCGCCTCGACACCGAGTCCCTCGCCTTCGTCACCGAGCACCTCGGCGACTTCGAGGCCTCGCTGCCGCGCGCCCTGTGCTGGGCGTCCGCCTGGGACATGACGCGCGACGCGGAGCTGCCGACGCGCGACTACCTGGCGCTCGTGCTCTCCGGCATCGCCAAGGAGTCCGACATCGGCGTGGTGCAGTCCCTGCACCGGCAGGTGAAGCTCGCCCTCGACCTGTACGCGGACCCGGCCGGGCGCGACGCGCTGCTCGCGCGGTGGACCGGGGCGGCCCTTGAGCACCTGCGCGCGGCCGAGCCCGGCGGCGACCACCAGCTCGCCTGGGCGCGGGCGTTCGCGGCGACCGCCCGCACGGAGTCCGACCTCGCGCTGCTCGAAGGGCTGCTCGACGGCTCCGAGACCATCGAGGGCCTGGCCGTGGACACCGAGCTGCGGTGGTCGTTCGTGGGGCGGCTCGCGGCCATGGGCCGCCTCGACGAGGCGGGCATCGCGGCCGAGGCCGAGCGCGACCGGACGGCGGCGGGCGAGCGGCACGCCGCCGCCGCGCGGGCCGCGCGGCCGACCCCCGAGGCCAAGGCGGCCGCCTGGGCGTCCGTGGTGGAGTCCGACGCGCTGCCCAACGCCGTGCAGGAGGCGGTGATCTCCGGCTTCGTGCAGACCGAGCAGCGGGAGCTGCTCGCGCCGTACGCGGAGAAGTACTTCGGTGCCGTCAAGGCGGTGTGGGAGTCCCGGTCGCACGAGATGGCGCAGCAGGTCGCGGTGGGCCTCTACCCGTCGGTCCAGGTGTCCGCGGCGACCCTCGACGCCACCGACGCGTGGCTCGCCTCCGCGGAGCCGACGCCTGCCCTGCGCCGGCTGATCACGGAGTCCCGCGCGGGCGTGGACCGGGCCCTGCGGGCACAAGCCGCCGACAAGGCCTGA
- a CDS encoding EamA family transporter, with product MNRAATILLTAYAPVTWGSTYAVTTEFLPADRPLFTAMMRALPAGLLLLLLARRLPKGVWWGKAAVLGALNIGAFFPLLFLSAYRLPGGMAAVVGSVGPLFVAGLSALVLSERPTTRTLLTGIAAALGVSLVVLKATGSLDAIGVLAAVASTASMSTGTVLTKRWGRPDGVGPLALTSWQLTMGGLLIAPVAFLVEGAPPALDGRNVAGYVYLSIAGTAVAYWLWFRGFGRLSATQVSLLGPLSPLTAAVIGWAALGQSLTAVQVAGMAIAFGATLFGQLKPREKAERAGTRPVAGAPAATGSFSSASKNGRKDSMDLSGAAVRR from the coding sequence ATGAACCGCGCCGCCACCATCCTGCTCACCGCCTACGCCCCCGTCACCTGGGGTTCCACCTACGCCGTGACCACGGAGTTCCTGCCGGCGGACCGGCCCCTGTTCACGGCCATGATGCGGGCGCTGCCCGCGGGGCTCCTGCTGTTGCTCCTGGCCAGACGGCTGCCGAAGGGGGTGTGGTGGGGCAAGGCCGCGGTCCTCGGCGCGCTGAACATCGGGGCCTTCTTCCCCCTGCTGTTCCTGTCCGCCTACCGCCTGCCCGGGGGCATGGCCGCCGTGGTCGGCTCCGTCGGGCCGCTGTTCGTCGCCGGGCTCTCGGCCCTCGTCCTGAGCGAACGCCCGACCACCCGCACCCTGCTCACCGGGATCGCGGCCGCGCTCGGCGTCAGCCTCGTCGTCCTCAAGGCCACCGGGAGCCTGGACGCGATCGGCGTGCTCGCGGCCGTGGCGTCCACGGCGTCGATGTCCACCGGCACCGTGCTCACCAAGCGCTGGGGGCGCCCCGACGGCGTGGGTCCGCTGGCCCTGACCAGCTGGCAGCTCACCATGGGCGGTCTGCTCATCGCGCCCGTCGCCTTCCTCGTCGAGGGTGCCCCGCCCGCGCTCGACGGCCGGAACGTCGCGGGCTACGTCTATCTGTCCATCGCCGGTACGGCCGTCGCCTACTGGCTGTGGTTCCGCGGCTTCGGCCGCCTCAGCGCCACCCAGGTCAGCCTGCTCGGACCGCTCTCGCCGCTGACCGCGGCGGTCATCGGCTGGGCTGCGCTCGGCCAGTCGCTGACGGCGGTGCAGGTGGCGGGCATGGCGATCGCCTTCGGCGCCACGCTGTTCGGCCAGCTCAAGCCGCGGGAGAAGGCGGAGCGGGCGGGGACGCGGCCGGTGGCCGGGGCGCCCGCAGCCACCGGATCGTTCAGCTCGGCTTCAAAGAACGGTCGGAAAGATTCGATGGACCTGAGCGGTGCGGCGGTGCGACGGTAG
- a CDS encoding MarR family winged helix-turn-helix transcriptional regulator, with translation MHSPDTPHPDAVDAIIEQWASVRPELETTPMEIYGRVYRVAHAVGDRVEKAYREVGTTRGEFDVIATLRRHGEPYTLSPRQLSATLMLTTGGMTGRLDKLERAGLLRRSPDPNDRRGLQVTLTDAGRELVDRAVVAGLEAQRAALGASGLDEKETAQLAGLLRKLLAGAAPA, from the coding sequence ATGCACTCCCCGGACACACCGCACCCCGACGCCGTCGACGCGATCATCGAGCAGTGGGCCTCGGTCAGGCCCGAACTGGAGACGACACCCATGGAGATCTACGGCCGCGTCTACCGCGTGGCGCACGCGGTGGGCGACCGCGTGGAGAAGGCCTACCGCGAAGTCGGCACCACCCGGGGCGAGTTCGACGTCATCGCCACACTGCGCCGGCACGGCGAGCCGTACACGCTCTCGCCCCGGCAGCTCTCCGCCACGCTGATGCTGACCACCGGCGGCATGACGGGGCGCCTGGACAAGCTGGAGCGGGCGGGCCTGCTGCGCCGCTCACCGGATCCGAACGACCGGCGCGGGCTCCAGGTCACGCTGACCGATGCGGGGCGCGAGCTCGTCGACCGGGCCGTCGTGGCCGGCCTGGAGGCACAGCGCGCGGCGCTCGGCGCCTCGGGGCTCGACGAGAAGGAGACGGCTCAGCTCGCCGGTCTGCTCAGGAAGCTGCTCGCGGGCGCCGCACCCGCCTGA
- a CDS encoding ABC transporter permease, translating to MKRAARTGPGSGPGALVTRRWGRALLGALGTGAVVLVLELLARTGVFDDEALPPATSVLARAAEMAVDDGFLGHLGTTVSAWLGGLGLAVALAVPAGLLLGSLPRLDAASLAVVELARPVPSVALIPLAILVFAEPVRVERSLVCYAALWPILLNTLYGLRDVDPVAKETLRSFGFGPLSVLWRVSLPSAGPFVLTGVRIAASVGLIVAISAELRAGGDAGLGVYLLQTQSGGGRPDLMLAGAVWAGALGAAVNGVLVAVGREVFPQTRPYPRAGGSGYRAARSSSNAGRAE from the coding sequence GTGAAGAGGGCGGCGCGCACGGGTCCGGGGTCAGGCCCCGGCGCGCTCGTCACCCGGCGGTGGGGGCGGGCCCTGCTCGGCGCGCTCGGGACCGGCGCGGTCGTGCTCGTCCTCGAACTCCTCGCCCGGACGGGCGTCTTCGACGACGAGGCGCTGCCGCCCGCCACCTCCGTGCTCGCCCGCGCCGCCGAGATGGCCGTCGACGACGGCTTCCTCGGCCACCTCGGCACCACCGTCTCCGCCTGGCTGGGCGGGCTGGGGCTCGCCGTCGCCCTCGCCGTGCCCGCCGGGCTGCTCCTCGGCTCGCTGCCCCGCCTCGACGCCGCGAGCCTCGCCGTCGTCGAGCTGGCCAGGCCCGTGCCGTCCGTCGCGCTCATCCCGCTGGCCATCCTCGTGTTCGCCGAACCGGTGCGGGTCGAGCGGTCCCTCGTCTGCTACGCCGCGCTGTGGCCCATCCTCCTCAACACCCTGTACGGCCTTCGGGACGTCGACCCCGTCGCCAAGGAGACCCTGCGCTCCTTCGGCTTCGGGCCGCTGTCCGTCCTCTGGAGGGTGTCCCTGCCGAGCGCGGGGCCCTTCGTGCTCACCGGGGTGCGGATCGCCGCGTCCGTGGGGCTGATCGTGGCGATCAGCGCGGAGCTGCGGGCCGGGGGCGACGCGGGGCTCGGGGTGTATCTGCTCCAGACGCAGTCCGGGGGCGGGCGGCCGGACCTGATGCTGGCGGGGGCGGTGTGGGCGGGGGCCCTCGGGGCGGCGGTGAACGGGGTACTCGTGGCTGTTGGGCGGGAGGTCTTTCCCCAAACCCGCCCCTACCCGAGAGCCGGGGGCTCCGGATATCGCGCTGCGCGCTCGTCCTCAAACGCCGGACGGGCTGAATAG
- a CDS encoding DMT family transporter produces the protein MTTALDRTVESSAKGAGSVREAAAAARVTRAAAAGGPFVGLGLALLATVVWSGSFVTSRALADSVPPVQHAFWRWLIAIAAVAPFALRATWRQRAVLRRHFGHLLAASFLGVTLYNTLVNQAGVTTTAGNMGMIMAASPVLMAGYERLGGARLGARRTTGMLIACAGVLLLVSKGSLALDLAPGDLWVIGGAFAFGSYSALLRRRPPELGGLPFLFATFVLGALMLLPAYAVSLTVQGGFSPTAGTVTPLLYVGVVSSAVAFFAWNKAIALIGAARAGVVYYLQPVCVALLSFALLGEGMSGPRAACMGLILGGVVLGSTAVRGRSLSS, from the coding sequence GTGACGACCGCCCTGGACCGGACCGTCGAGTCGAGCGCGAAGGGCGCGGGGAGCGTGCGGGAAGCGGCGGCGGCCGCCCGGGTCACCCGGGCGGCCGCCGCCGGTGGTCCGTTCGTCGGGCTCGGCCTCGCGCTGCTCGCCACCGTCGTCTGGTCGGGCAGCTTCGTCACCTCCCGCGCCCTCGCCGACAGCGTGCCGCCCGTCCAGCACGCCTTCTGGCGCTGGCTGATCGCCATCGCGGCGGTCGCGCCCTTCGCGCTCCGCGCGACCTGGCGTCAGCGGGCGGTCCTGCGCCGCCACTTCGGCCACCTCCTCGCCGCCTCCTTCCTCGGCGTCACCCTCTACAACACCCTGGTGAACCAGGCGGGCGTGACCACCACCGCGGGCAACATGGGCATGATCATGGCCGCGTCGCCGGTCCTGATGGCCGGTTACGAACGCCTCGGCGGGGCCCGGCTCGGCGCCCGCCGCACCACCGGCATGCTGATCGCCTGCGCCGGGGTGCTGCTCCTGGTCAGCAAGGGCTCCCTCGCCCTCGACCTCGCCCCCGGCGACCTCTGGGTGATCGGCGGCGCGTTCGCCTTTGGCTCCTACAGCGCGCTGCTGCGGCGCAGGCCCCCGGAGCTCGGCGGACTTCCCTTCCTCTTCGCCACGTTCGTGCTCGGCGCGCTGATGCTGCTGCCCGCGTACGCCGTCAGCCTCACGGTCCAGGGCGGCTTCTCGCCTACGGCCGGTACGGTGACGCCGCTGCTCTACGTGGGCGTCGTCTCCTCGGCCGTCGCCTTCTTCGCCTGGAACAAGGCCATCGCCCTGATCGGCGCGGCCCGCGCCGGAGTCGTCTACTACCTCCAGCCCGTGTGCGTGGCGCTGCTGTCCTTCGCCCTGCTCGGCGAGGGCATGAGCGGGCCGCGGGCAGCGTGCATGGGCCTGATCCTCGGCGGAGTCGTGCTCGGCTCGACAGCGGTCCGCGGCCGGTCGCTCAGCTCCTGA
- a CDS encoding LysR family transcriptional regulator translates to MSEWDIKKLRILRALRDHGTVTAAAGALSMTPSAVSQQLSNLARQLDVTLLEARGRRVRLTDAAHLVLRHAEAVFAQLERADAELAAHVRGDAGEVRVGAFSTAVPALVVPAVRALREARPGVSVRVREAEAAQAYELLAAGDVDLALSLAAQAPARRDPRFTGVTLCADPLDVALPEGHPLARKRGLGLADLADEPWIFGGSGPWSDITRAACEAAGFVPEQAHSAAGWTAILAMVEAGMGVALVPRMAGAAGRGGVVTRGLGAERPHRHVIAATRRGAGPAVAHVLTALRAAAPV, encoded by the coding sequence ATGAGTGAGTGGGACATCAAGAAGCTGCGGATCCTGCGCGCGCTGCGGGACCACGGCACGGTGACGGCGGCCGCCGGGGCGCTCAGCATGACGCCCTCCGCCGTGTCCCAGCAGCTCTCCAACCTCGCCAGGCAGCTGGATGTCACCCTGCTCGAAGCGCGGGGGCGGCGGGTGCGGCTCACCGACGCGGCGCACCTCGTGCTGCGGCACGCGGAGGCGGTCTTCGCCCAACTGGAGCGGGCCGACGCGGAGTTGGCCGCCCATGTGCGGGGCGACGCGGGGGAGGTGCGGGTCGGGGCGTTCTCCACGGCGGTGCCCGCGCTCGTGGTGCCCGCCGTACGGGCCCTGCGGGAGGCCAGGCCCGGGGTGTCCGTGCGGGTGCGGGAGGCCGAGGCGGCGCAGGCGTACGAGCTGCTCGCCGCGGGGGACGTGGACCTGGCCCTGTCGCTCGCCGCGCAGGCTCCGGCGCGGCGCGACCCCCGCTTCACGGGGGTCACCCTCTGCGCCGATCCGCTGGACGTCGCCCTGCCCGAAGGGCATCCGCTCGCCCGCAAGCGGGGGCTCGGGCTCGCCGACCTCGCCGACGAACCGTGGATCTTCGGGGGGTCGGGGCCCTGGTCGGACATCACGCGGGCCGCGTGCGAGGCGGCGGGGTTCGTGCCGGAGCAGGCGCACAGTGCCGCGGGGTGGACGGCGATCCTGGCGATGGTGGAGGCGGGGATGGGGGTGGCGTTGGTGCCGCGGATGGCTGGGGCCGCCGGGCGTGGGGGTGTGGTGACGCGGGGGCTCGGGGCGGAGCGGCCGCACCGCCATGTCATCGCGGCGACCCGGCGCGGCGCGGGCCCCGCCGTGGCCCACGTCCTGACCGCCCTCCGCGCGGCGGCCCCGGTCTGA
- a CDS encoding ABC transporter substrate-binding protein yields MARGARGRLRGTSLRAVLAPAAALALLLATAGCGDSGGGDGGGAADGKGLEKATITVGTMPVADTAPLQLAIAKGFFKAEGLTVRTTTLQGGAESVGRLRAGALDISFGNYVSYFLAHANKALDVRIVADAFALAPKTHAVLVRKDSPVKSLKDLEGKKIGVNTKRNISSLLVRKAAEAEGVAFDEDADFAEVDMPNMETALKSGSVDAVQAAEPFVSAIEESGTGRVVADLGRPPTAGFPIAGYATTARFAERNKKTVEAFQRAMARAQKQAADRSTVVRTLPDYTRITPDQAAQLHLGGYPVALDPARLRRVVDLMREFGYLRRTLDVEPLLVRTGP; encoded by the coding sequence ATGGCACGGGGAGCACGGGGCCGGTTACGCGGGACGTCACTGCGCGCGGTCCTGGCCCCGGCGGCGGCCCTGGCCCTGCTGCTCGCCACGGCGGGCTGCGGCGACTCCGGCGGCGGCGACGGCGGCGGCGCGGCGGACGGCAAGGGCCTGGAGAAGGCCACGATCACCGTCGGCACGATGCCCGTGGCGGACACCGCTCCGCTCCAGCTCGCGATCGCCAAGGGCTTCTTCAAGGCGGAGGGGCTCACGGTCCGCACGACGACGCTCCAAGGCGGCGCCGAGTCGGTCGGCAGGCTGCGCGCGGGCGCCCTCGACATCTCCTTCGGCAACTACGTCTCGTACTTCCTCGCGCACGCCAACAAGGCCCTGGACGTGCGGATCGTCGCCGACGCCTTCGCCCTGGCGCCCAAGACGCACGCGGTGCTGGTGCGCAAGGATTCGCCGGTCAAGAGCCTGAAGGACCTCGAAGGCAAGAAGATCGGCGTCAACACGAAGCGGAACATCAGCTCCTTGCTCGTCCGGAAGGCGGCCGAGGCCGAGGGCGTCGCGTTCGACGAGGACGCCGACTTCGCCGAGGTCGACATGCCGAACATGGAGACCGCCCTGAAGTCGGGCAGCGTCGACGCCGTGCAGGCCGCGGAGCCGTTCGTCAGCGCGATCGAGGAGTCCGGCACCGGTCGCGTCGTCGCCGACCTCGGCAGGCCGCCGACCGCGGGCTTCCCGATCGCGGGGTACGCGACCACGGCGCGGTTCGCCGAGAGGAACAAGAAGACCGTCGAGGCCTTCCAGCGGGCCATGGCCCGCGCCCAGAAGCAGGCCGCCGACCGCTCGACGGTCGTCCGCACGCTCCCCGACTACACCAGGATCACTCCGGACCAGGCCGCCCAGCTCCACCTCGGCGGCTATCCGGTGGCCCTGGACCCGGCGCGGCTGCGCCGGGTGGTGGACCTGATGCGCGAGTTCGGCTATCTGCGGCGGACGCTCGACGTCGAACCGCTGCTCGTGCGCACGGGGCCCTGA
- the malQ gene encoding 4-alpha-glucanotransferase → MTLARLAALHGVATSYSPSPGRTVQASDAAVVAALAALDVDARTPDAVDAALAERERALRERLLPPTVVLWRAPEELPEEIPDQELPKGAAAPEFLRALPDRTRLHLRTEQGDTLAWDAPSPPPPLPLGAHRLRATTPDGAVAEAHLLVAPSRAPEPRARAYGFLVQLYSLLSRRSWGMGDLGDLAELAAWAGRSVGAGFIQVNPLHAAVPAPPGGSSDPSPYRPSSRRFPDPVHVRVEDVPEFARLRGAARQRAGALLERADGLRRSVLRDGRLIDRDAVWAAKAEALELAARVPLGPGRCATYSDFLAERGEALEAHATWCALAERHGPDWHAWPAPLRDPASRETARARGELMDRVDFHERLAWYVDEQLAAAQRAARDAGMGIGLVHDLAVGVHPDGADAWAQQRHFAAGMSAGAPPDAFNAHGQDWNLPPWRPDRLAESGYAPFRELLRATLRHAGAVRIDHVMGLFRLWWVPAGRPPTEGTYVRYDAEAMLAALVLEAHRADALVIGEDLGTVEPGVRDALRERGVLGTSVLWFERDWAGAEGEGTGKVLPPGEWRADCLATATTHDLPSTAARVTGEHVALRHELGLLTRPPAAERAEAAAEVREWLALASRLGLLRGGAGHEEDEVRAVHRLLLATPARLVGVWLPDTVGDRRPQNLPGTLDAYPNWRLPIAGADGRPVSLEDLTASPRLHALLDVFREFRTGPSRRACGGPGAVP, encoded by the coding sequence GTGACCCTGGCCCGGCTCGCCGCCCTGCACGGCGTGGCCACCTCCTACTCCCCGTCCCCGGGCCGCACGGTCCAGGCGTCCGACGCGGCGGTCGTCGCCGCGCTCGCCGCGCTCGACGTCGACGCGCGTACGCCGGACGCGGTGGACGCCGCCCTCGCGGAGCGCGAACGGGCCCTGCGGGAAAGGCTGTTGCCCCCGACCGTGGTCCTCTGGCGCGCGCCGGAGGAGTTACCGGAGGAGATACCGGATCAGGAGTTGCCGAAGGGGGCGGCCGCCCCGGAGTTCCTCCGCGCGCTGCCCGACCGCACCCGCCTCCACCTCCGCACCGAACAGGGCGACACCCTCGCCTGGGACGCCCCGTCGCCGCCCCCGCCCCTTCCGTTGGGCGCCCACCGGCTGCGCGCCACCACCCCGGACGGGGCCGTCGCCGAAGCCCATCTCCTCGTCGCCCCGAGCCGCGCGCCCGAGCCGCGCGCGCGGGCGTACGGATTCCTCGTCCAGCTCTACTCGCTGCTGAGCCGCCGCTCCTGGGGCATGGGGGACCTGGGGGACCTGGCCGAGCTCGCGGCGTGGGCGGGGCGCTCGGTGGGCGCGGGATTCATCCAGGTGAACCCGTTGCACGCGGCCGTGCCCGCGCCGCCCGGCGGCAGCAGCGACCCCTCGCCGTACCGGCCGTCGTCGCGCCGCTTCCCCGACCCCGTACACGTACGGGTGGAGGACGTCCCGGAGTTCGCGCGCCTGCGCGGCGCGGCCCGGCAGCGGGCGGGCGCGCTGCTCGAACGCGCCGACGGGCTGCGGCGATCGGTGCTGCGGGACGGGCGCCTCATCGACCGCGACGCCGTGTGGGCGGCCAAGGCCGAGGCCCTCGAACTGGCCGCGCGGGTCCCGCTCGGGCCCGGCCGCTGCGCCACGTACAGCGACTTCCTCGCCGAGCGCGGCGAGGCCCTGGAGGCGCACGCCACCTGGTGCGCGCTCGCCGAGCGGCACGGACCCGACTGGCACGCCTGGCCCGCGCCCCTGCGCGACCCGGCGAGCCGCGAAACCGCCCGCGCCCGCGGCGAGTTGATGGACCGCGTCGACTTCCACGAGCGCCTCGCCTGGTACGTCGACGAGCAACTGGCCGCGGCGCAGCGGGCCGCGCGCGACGCGGGCATGGGCATCGGGCTCGTCCACGACCTGGCGGTGGGCGTGCATCCGGACGGCGCCGACGCCTGGGCGCAGCAGCGCCACTTCGCGGCGGGCATGTCGGCGGGCGCGCCCCCGGACGCCTTCAACGCGCACGGCCAGGACTGGAATCTGCCCCCGTGGCGGCCCGACCGGCTCGCCGAGTCCGGGTACGCGCCGTTCCGCGAACTCCTGCGCGCGACGCTGCGGCACGCGGGCGCGGTGCGCATCGACCACGTGATGGGCCTGTTCCGCCTGTGGTGGGTGCCCGCGGGCCGCCCGCCCACGGAGGGCACGTACGTGCGGTACGACGCCGAGGCGATGCTCGCCGCGCTCGTCCTGGAGGCGCACCGCGCGGACGCGCTGGTCATCGGCGAGGACCTCGGCACCGTCGAGCCGGGCGTGCGCGACGCGCTGCGCGAGCGGGGCGTGCTCGGGACGTCGGTGCTCTGGTTCGAGCGGGACTGGGCGGGGGCCGAGGGCGAGGGGACGGGCAAGGTGCTGCCGCCCGGGGAGTGGCGTGCGGACTGCCTCGCCACCGCCACCACCCACGACCTGCCGTCCACGGCCGCCCGCGTCACCGGCGAGCACGTCGCGCTCCGCCACGAACTCGGTCTGCTGACCCGTCCGCCCGCCGCCGAGCGCGCCGAGGCCGCCGCGGAGGTGCGTGAGTGGCTGGCGCTCGCCTCCCGGCTCGGCCTGCTGCGCGGCGGCGCCGGGCACGAGGAGGACGAGGTGCGCGCGGTGCACCGGCTGCTGCTCGCGACCCCGGCCCGGCTCGTCGGGGTCTGGCTGCCGGACACGGTCGGCGACCGCCGCCCGCAGAACCTGCCGGGCACCCTGGACGCGTACCCGAACTGGCGCCTGCCCATCGCGGGCGCCGACGGCCGCCCGGTGTCCCTGGAGGACCTGACGGCGTCGCCGCGGCTGCACGCGCTGCTCGACGTCTTCCGGGAGTTCCGCACCGGGCCGTCCCGCCGGGCCTGCGGGGGTCCGGGCGCCGTCCCCTGA